TTCCCAGAAAGCGCCTAAAACTAAACCAGAAAGAATTCGAGCATTTTGATATAATGCCAAAACTAAACCAGCTAAAGCATTACTAATAACAGTACTGATTGGACCAACAACAATAAAGGTCAAAGGTACTAAAATCATTAATACACATAGTGGTGTCAAAATATTACGAACTGATTCATGCCAAAATTTATTAAATATAGGCTCTAAATACTTTTGAACAAACACAACTAGCAGAATAGGAATTACCGTACTTGTATAAGTAGTCGGTACTATTGGTATTCCAAAAAAATTAATTGCTGCGTGCTTAGTAGTTAGAGCAACCATTGTAGGATAAACAAGTGCCATAGCAATTGATACCGTTACATATTGATTAACTTTTAATTGTTTAGCAGCTGTAAAAGCTAAAATGATTGGCAAAAAATAAAAAATGCCATCAGCTGCAGCGTACCACACTTGATAAGCACCTGTATTGGGCGTCATCCAGTGAACAGCAACAAATAAAGATAATAGTCCTTTTAATATACCGGCTCCTGCCATTGCACCAAGAAATGGTGTAAAAGAGCCGGAAATAAAGGCAATAAAAGCATCAAAAGCACCTTTAAAAGTTAACTTCTTCTTTTCAGTTGTCGTTTTAGTAACTTCAGAGTCATCACCTAAACGACTATCTATTGAAATTAAAGCATCATAAACTTCACCAACGTTATTTCCAATAACTATTTGGTATTGTCCCCCAGCTTTAACAACTTTAATAACTCCATCTAAATCTTCAATTTTTTCAGTATTTGCCTTTGTTTCATCTTTTAAAATAAAACGCAAACGTGTGGCGCAATGCCATGCTGAATTGATATTAGTATCGCCACCAACAAGTTCGAGAATATTTGTCGCTAAGTTAGTATAATCCATGCTTTCCCTCCTAATATAAAAACCCGCCAATAGCTACACTGCTGGTATAATAATGCCAACAAGATAACTATCAACGGGTTAATGCCTGATCGAATCAGTAACACACCATATTGTGGTTATTTATTATTTATTTGACGGTGAGTAACCCGCCAAATATGTAAAGTTAGATAAACCTTATCATCTGGTTGTAATTCCCAACCAGTTTTTTGTTGTAAAAAATTGCCAATGCGTTCGACAGTTGCGTAAGCTTTGGGATACTTAGCAATCATCAACTTTAAAATTGCAGGATCTAATTCGTCGTTATGATTCTCAGTCTGCTTAAGGTGCTGAATCATAAAGGAACGCAAATGCGTAATAAAACGATTAAAGTTGAATGAATCATTATCTAAAGTAATACCATACTGATATTGTACTATTTCCACAATTTGCCCAATTAGTTTAGTAATTTTGACCGTATCGTGTAAACCGGTACCATCAGAGCGTAAATTTAAAAAATGATAAGTAATAAAAACTATTTCACTATCAGACAATTGTTTTTGCGTTAATTTTTCAACTAACTCAACTGCTTGCTTAGCAGCATCGTATTCCTTAGGAAACAACTTTTTAATGCTCCAGCTTGTGGTTCCATCAGCCAAATCCAATCCTTCATCAGCTCGTTGTA
The nucleotide sequence above comes from Bombilactobacillus bombi. Encoded proteins:
- a CDS encoding PRD domain-containing protein encodes the protein MNFIKSFNNNVALVKDKNNTEWVVIGNGIGFGKKTGDVVDESKIERRFIATENDNSQMETLSDISPKTIDITTKVVKLVEPLLQVKFNSYQYVVLADHLEFALQRADEGLDLADGTTSWSIKKLFPKEYDAAKQAVELVEKLTQKQLSDSEIVFITYHFLNLRSDGTGLHDTVKITKLIGQIVEIVQYQYGITLDNDSFNFNRFITHLRSFMIQHLKQTENHNDELDPAILKLMIAKYPKAYATVERIGNFLQQKTGWELQPDDKVYLTLHIWRVTHRQINNK